In the Sebastes fasciatus isolate fSebFas1 chromosome 20, fSebFas1.pri, whole genome shotgun sequence genome, one interval contains:
- the LOC141758032 gene encoding zinc finger CCHC domain-containing protein 24-like, whose amino-acid sequence MMSAIETGAPAVYQPAQLLNWVYMSLQDTQSSTFDAFKAESDTSPQDLNISKRSAADLSANYLNNFFHLRSEALNNNFYKSSSPYGSLNNIVDGLSSLADHFSDLSLSPEARKPSKRPPPNYLCHLCFNKGHYIKDCPQARPKGEGLTPYQGKKRCFGEYKCPKCKRKWMSGNSWANMGQECIKCHINVYPHKQRPLEKPDGLDVSDQSKEHPQHLCEKCKVLGYYCRRVQ is encoded by the exons ATGATGTCTGCTATAGAGACTGGTGCTCCTGCAGTGTACCAACCTGCACAGCTGCTCAACTGGGTCTACATGTCTCTGCAAGACACCCAGAGCAGCACTTTTGATGCGTTCAAAGCCGAGTCGGACACTTCTCCTCAGGACTTGAACATCTCCAAGCGAAGTGCAGCTGATCTGAGCGCCAACTATCTCAACAACTTCTTCCATCTGAGGAGTGAG GCCTTGAACAACAATTTCTACAAGAGCTCCTCGCCCTACGGGTCCCTCAACAATATCGTGGACGGACTGAGctctctggcggaccatttctcAGACCTCTCCCTGTCCCCAGAGGCACGCAAACCCAGCAAAAGGCCGCCGCCCAACTACCTGTGCCACCTTTGCTTCAACAAAGGCCACTACATCAAAGATTGCCCTCAG GCTCGACCCAAAGGTGAAGGCCTGACCCCGTATCAGGGAAAGAAGAGGTGTTTCGGTGAATATAAATGCCCTAAATGCAAGAGGAAGTGGATGAGCGGGAACTCCTGGGCCAACATGGGACAAGAATGTATCAAGTGCCACATCAACGTTTACCCTCATAAGCAG CGACCTCTGGAGAAACCTGACGGGTTAGACGTATCGGACCAGAGCAAGGAGCATCCACAACATCTGTGTGAGAAATGCAAAGTCCTCGGCTACTACTGCCGCCGTGTGCAATAA
- the anxa11b gene encoding annexin A11b gives MSYPGYPQQGGGYPPQQGGYPPQQGGYPPQQGGYPPQQGGYPPQQGGYPPQQGGYPPQQGGYPPQAGGYPPQAGGYPPQAGGYPPQAGGYPPQAGGYPAQAGGYPAPAGGFPQAGGYQAQSGAGGYPSMPAGGGGGWGAAPGGQGAPGGAQQGYPGGPAPGQPMPSYPGAPATNPSMPGYGSGVPSNQHAPAVHKGYRGSLKDFPGADPLRDVEVLRKAMKGFGTDESAIIELLGSRTNKQRVPMVAAYKTTYGKDLFHDLKSELTGNFEKLVFAMMKSPAQLDASECREAIKGAGTDEACLIEILSSRSNADIHEITRIYKADYGKSLEDAISSDTSGHFRRLLVSLCQGNRDEREAVDVAMAKQDAQKLYAAGENKVGTDESQFNAILCARSKPHLRAVFQEYQQMCGRDIEKSICREMSGNVESGMVAVVKCIRNTPTYFAERLHKSMQGAGTMDTTLIRIMVSRSEIDMLDIRQAYVQAYGKSLYTHISGDTSGDYKKLLMKLCGGND, from the exons ATGAGCTACCCAGGATACCCGCAACAGGGAGGGGGCTACCCACCTCAACAAGGCGGCTACCCACCTCAACAAGGCGGCTACCCCCCTCAGCAAGGCGGCTACCCCCCACAGCAAGGCGGCTACCCACCACAGCAAGGCGGCTACCCACCACAGCAAGGCGGCTACCCCCCACAGCAAGGCGGCTACCCCCCACAGGCAGGCGGATACCCACCTCAAGCAGGCGGTTACCCGCCTCAGGCTGGTGGCTACCCCCCACAGGCAGGCGGTTACCCTCCCCAGGCCGGTGGCTACCCTGCCCAGGCCGGTGGCTACCCTGCCCCAGCTGGAGGCTTCCCTCAGGCAGGAGGATACCAAGCACAGTCCGGAGCAGGAGGCTATCCCTCCATGCCTGCAGGAGGAG GTGGAGGCTGGGGTGCAGCACCAGGAGGCCAGGGAGCG CCAGGAGGGGCTCAGCAGGGATACCCAGGGGGCCCCGCTCCAGGCCAGCCAATGCCAAGTTACCCCGGAGCCCCCGCGACTAACCCCTCCATGCCTGGATATGGAAGTGGAGTTCCGTCCAACCAGCACGCACCGGCTGTTCAT AAAGGCTACAGGGGTTCTTTGAAAGACTTTCCAGGGGCTGATCCACTGAGGGATGTTGAGGTTCTGCGAAAAGCTATGAAGGGTTTTG GCACTGATGAAAGCGCCATCATTGAGCTTCTGGGAAGTCGTACCAACAAGCAGAGGGTTCCAATGGTAGCAGCCTATAAAACAACTTATGGAAAG GATTTATTCCACGATCTGAAGTCTGAGCTCACTGGAAACTTTGAGAAACTGGTTTTCGCTATGATGAAGAGCCCTGCACAGCTTGATGCATCTGAATGCAGAGAGGCTATAAAG GGTGCAGGAACTGATGAAGCCTGTCTGATTGAGATTCTTTCATCACGCTCCAACGCAGATATTCATGAAATCACCAGAATCTACAAAGCTG ATTACGGGAAGAGCCTGGAGGACGCCATCAGCAGCGACACCTCCGGTCACTTCCGCAGACTCctggtctctctctgtcag GGAAATCGTGATGAAAGAGAGGCTGTTGACGTCGCCATGGCCAAACAGGACGCACAG AAATTGTATGCTGCTGGGGAAAATAAAGTAGGAACTGATGAGTCTCAGTTTAATGCCATCCTGTGCGCTCGCAGCAAGCCTCACCTTCGAGCAG TCTTCCAGGAGTACCAGCAGATGTGTGGGAGAGACATTGAGAAGAGCATCTGCAGGGAAATGTCTGGCAATGTGGAGTCTGGCATGGTGGCTGTGG tgAAATGCATCAGGAACACCCCTACCTACTTTGCAGAAAGGCTCCACAAGTCCATGCAG GGAGCAGGGACCATGGACACGACCCTCATCCGCATCATGGTGTCTCGCTCTGAGATAGACATGTTGGACATCAGACAGGCGTATGTGCAGGCTTATGGGAAATCACTGTACACCCACATCTCA GGTGATACCTCCGGGGATTACAAGAAGCTGCTGATGAAGCTGTGCGGAGGTAACGACTAA